A stretch of Telopea speciosissima isolate NSW1024214 ecotype Mountain lineage chromosome 11, Tspe_v1, whole genome shotgun sequence DNA encodes these proteins:
- the LOC122646746 gene encoding sister chromatid cohesion protein DCC1, with protein MDEQPSCRGGAELVLNLESNSSISINYDPKFGPHDDLFLLEVDEKLLPDILQQRVTFRGQPDEEAVICTSSKTYAVKFVGNSNTVFLIPPTNSSILNGNSDNEKETVVGSVLKVAPGNMELVEVAPKLDKLKSLLKESPYRPEGNLEMDELEVEELDEGNLGLFPWEDLVERIQASDEELRAGLQALSAVKINGSWGIVDEEYMNNLLTVLLHLSVSEGWSLSALKEDEVVGLMEAHGYQSKLVLHCLEMYGSKVSKDVNEGHFWMLDEKRVCVHFARAILRGGKRKMESFMEQWALKIPQGMHGSFDMLEGEVLVERLGVETWVHAFSVSSLSSIPAERFLMLFRERQKWEWKDLEPYIKDLRVPGLSSEGLLLKYTRRTQPTKDSEPVFTAR; from the exons atggacgAACAACCCAGTTGCAGAGGAGGGGCAGAATTGGTGTTAAACCTTGAATCCAACTCTTCAATTTCCATCAACTATGACCCCAAATTTGGGCCTCACGACGATCTGTTCCTTCTTGAAGTCGATGAGAAACTCCTTCCAGATATCCTCCAACAGAG GGTAACCTTTCGAGGGCAACCTGATGAAGAAGCCGTTATCTGTACTTCTTCAAAGACTTACGCTGTCAAGTTCGTTGGAAACTCCAACACTGTATTCCTCATTCCCCCAACCAATTCTTCCATTTTGAATGGAAATTCTGATAATGAGAAGGAGACAGTTGTTGGGTCTGTTTTAAAAGTGGCACCTGGAAACATGGAGCTAGTTGAGGTTGCTCCGAAGCTTGACAAGCTCAAATCGCTTCTGAAAGAGAGCCCTTACCGACCAGAGGGTAATTTAGAAATGGATGAATTGGAGGTGGAAGAGCTGGATGAAGGAAATTTGGGTTTGTTTCCATGGGAGGATTTGGTTGAAAGGATTCAGGCTAGTGATGAGGAACTAAGAGCCGGGTTGCAAGCTCTTTCGGCTGTAAAGATTAATGGGAGTTGGGGAATTGTAGATGAGGAGTACATGAACAATCTTCTGACGGTGCTTTTGCACCTTTCAGTATCAGAAGGGTGGTCTTTGAGTGCTCTTAAGGAGGATGAAGTTGTGGGCTTGATGGAGGCTCATGGGTATCAGAGTAAGCTTGTGCTGCATTGTTTGGAAATGTATGGAAGCAAGGTGAGTAAGGATGTGAATGAAGGTCATTTTTGGATGTTGGATGAGAAGCGTGTTTGTGTGCATTTTGCCAGAGCGATTCTCAGAGGTGGGAAGAGGAAGATGGAGAGTTTCATGGAGCAGTGGGCGTTGAAAATCCCGCAAGGGATGCATGGTAGCTTTGATATGTTGGAGGGTGAGGTTTTGGTTGAGAGGCTCGGAGTTGAGACATGGGTCCATGCCTTTAGTGTTTCTTCTCTGTCCTCCATCCCTGCCGAGCGTTTTTTGATGCTCTTCAGAGAAAGGCAGAAGTGGGAATGGAAGGATCTGGAGCCCTACATCAA GGACTTACGAGTACCTGGTCTCTCTTCGGAAGGTTTGCTCCTCAAGTATACTCGAAGAACACAGCCTACCAAGGATTCAGAACCTGTCTTCACTGCAAGATAA